In a genomic window of Xylophilus rhododendri:
- a CDS encoding cytochrome c biogenesis protein DipZ gives MLIIVLAYLGGVLTILSPCILPVLPFVFSRAQQPFVRSGLPLLAGMALTFALVASLAAVGGGWVVAANQYGRWVALALVALFGLTLLFPQLAERLTRPLVALGGRLSNSVQHESGPRPASSFVLGVATGLLWAPCAGPILGLILTGAALQGASAASTLLLLAYAAGAATSLAAALLLGNRIFAAMKRSLGVGEWVRRALGAAMLAGVAAIALGLDTGVLAQVSTASTGGLEQKLLDRLGASAAGGAMQASNTMMRGADAAPGPAMMAAAPGANGPGLPDEGAAPALDGAVQWLNSPPLTSADLRGKVVLVDFWTYSCINCLRTLPYVKAWAAKYRDQGLVVVGVHAPEFAFERDVGNVTEAMKKLGIDYPVAIDNHYAIWRAFQNQYWPAHYFIDAKGRIRHHHFGEGNYAESEKVIQQLLREAGAPEVSTDIARVDAQGVQQAPDMAGVKSFETYLGWQRAEHFGSGPVTRDAAAVYDAPADPALNTWGLQGRWLVGQEKATLASGQGRIVYRFHARDLHLVLGPGASGKPVRFRVSIDGRPPGAAHGMDVAADGSGTVTEQRLYQLVRQPDGGQDRSFSIEFLDPDVSAYAFTFG, from the coding sequence GTGCTGATCATCGTCCTGGCCTATCTCGGCGGCGTGCTGACCATCCTCAGCCCCTGCATCCTGCCGGTGCTGCCCTTTGTCTTCTCGCGTGCCCAGCAGCCCTTCGTACGCAGCGGCTTGCCGCTGCTGGCCGGCATGGCGCTGACCTTCGCCCTGGTCGCCTCGCTGGCGGCGGTGGGCGGCGGCTGGGTGGTGGCGGCCAACCAGTACGGGCGCTGGGTGGCGCTGGCGCTGGTGGCGCTGTTCGGGCTGACGCTGCTGTTCCCGCAGCTGGCCGAGCGCTTGACCCGGCCGCTGGTGGCTCTGGGTGGCCGGCTGTCAAACTCGGTGCAGCATGAAAGTGGGCCGCGGCCGGCATCGTCCTTCGTGCTGGGCGTGGCCACCGGCCTGCTGTGGGCGCCCTGCGCGGGGCCCATCCTGGGGCTGATCCTGACCGGCGCCGCCTTGCAGGGCGCCAGTGCCGCATCGACCCTGCTGCTGCTGGCCTACGCGGCCGGCGCGGCCACCTCGCTGGCGGCGGCGCTGCTGCTGGGCAACCGCATCTTCGCGGCGATGAAACGTTCGCTGGGCGTGGGCGAATGGGTGCGGCGCGCCCTGGGCGCCGCCATGCTGGCCGGCGTGGCGGCCATCGCCCTGGGGCTGGACACCGGCGTGCTGGCCCAGGTCTCGACGGCATCGACCGGCGGCCTGGAGCAGAAGCTGCTCGACCGCCTGGGCGCGTCTGCCGCCGGCGGCGCCATGCAGGCCTCCAACACCATGATGCGCGGCGCCGATGCCGCCCCCGGCCCGGCCATGATGGCCGCCGCGCCCGGCGCGAACGGCCCGGGCCTGCCCGACGAAGGCGCCGCGCCCGCGCTGGACGGCGCGGTGCAGTGGCTCAACTCGCCGCCGCTCACCTCGGCCGACCTGCGCGGCAAGGTGGTGCTGGTCGATTTCTGGACCTACTCCTGCATCAACTGCCTGCGCACGCTGCCCTATGTGAAGGCCTGGGCGGCCAAGTACCGCGACCAGGGCCTTGTGGTGGTCGGCGTGCATGCGCCCGAATTCGCCTTCGAACGCGACGTGGGCAATGTCACGGAGGCGATGAAGAAACTCGGCATCGATTACCCGGTGGCCATCGACAACCACTACGCCATCTGGCGCGCCTTCCAGAACCAGTACTGGCCGGCGCACTATTTCATCGACGCCAAGGGGCGCATCCGCCACCACCATTTCGGCGAGGGCAACTACGCCGAGTCCGAAAAGGTGATCCAGCAGCTGCTGCGCGAGGCCGGCGCGCCGGAAGTCAGCACGGACATCGCCCGCGTCGATGCCCAGGGCGTGCAGCAGGCCCCCGACATGGCCGGCGTGAAATCCTTCGAGACCTACCTGGGCTGGCAGCGCGCCGAGCATTTCGGCTCCGGCCCGGTCACCCGCGATGCCGCCGCTGTCTACGACGCCCCGGCCGACCCGGCGCTCAACACCTGGGGCCTGCAGGGCCGGTGGCTGGTGGGACAGGAAAAGGCCACACTGGCCAGCGGGCAAGGCCGCATCGTCTACCGTTTCCATGCCCGCGACCTGCACCTGGTGCTGGGCCCGGGCGCCAGCGGCAAGCCGGTGCGCTTCAGGGTGAGCATCGATGGCCGGCCGCCCGGCGCCGCCCACGGCATGGACGTGGCGGCCGACGGCAGCGGCACGGTGACCGAGCAGCGCCTCTACCAGCTGGTGCGCCAGCCGGACGGCGGGCAGGACCGCAGTTTCAGCATCGAATTCCTGGACCCGGACGTGTCGGCCTATGCCTTCACCTTCGGCTGA
- the msrA gene encoding peptide-methionine (S)-S-oxide reductase MsrA: MKKATDPMDKTSTVSRTASASRRRFGGLALGAAVVCALAWQGSSFALGGAEEAVRIPAPAQDIQAAAAPGKLQKAVFAGGCFWGVQGVFQHVQGVRQAVSGYAGGAANTANYDTVSGGRTGHAEAVEVTYDPSQVSYGALLQVFFSVAHNPTQLNRQGPDTGTQYRSALFPVDEAQQRVAQAYIAQLDAAHVYQAPIVTKIEPRMAFYPAETYHQDFLTEHPNHGYIVINDLPKIAELQKVFPARYRAEPVLVKAARAS, encoded by the coding sequence ATGAAGAAAGCGACCGACCCCATGGACAAGACATCCACCGTTTCCCGCACCGCCTCCGCCAGCCGCCGCCGTTTCGGCGGCCTGGCGCTGGGCGCCGCCGTCGTCTGCGCGCTGGCCTGGCAGGGCAGTTCCTTCGCGCTCGGCGGCGCGGAGGAAGCCGTGCGCATCCCCGCGCCGGCCCAGGACATCCAGGCCGCCGCCGCACCCGGCAAGCTGCAGAAGGCGGTCTTCGCCGGTGGCTGCTTCTGGGGCGTGCAGGGTGTGTTTCAGCATGTCCAAGGCGTGCGCCAGGCCGTCTCGGGTTATGCCGGCGGCGCGGCCAACACCGCCAATTACGACACCGTGAGCGGCGGCCGCACCGGCCATGCCGAGGCGGTGGAAGTGACCTACGACCCGTCCCAGGTCAGCTACGGCGCGCTGCTGCAGGTCTTCTTCTCGGTGGCCCACAACCCCACCCAGCTCAACCGCCAGGGCCCGGACACCGGCACCCAGTACCGCTCGGCCCTGTTCCCCGTGGACGAGGCCCAGCAGCGCGTGGCCCAGGCCTACATCGCCCAGCTGGATGCGGCCCATGTCTACCAGGCGCCCATCGTCACGAAGATCGAGCCCCGCATGGCCTTCTATCCGGCCGAGACCTACCACCAGGACTTCCTGACCGAGCATCCCAACCACGGCTACATCGTCATCAACGACCTGCCCAAGATCGCGGAACTGCAGAAGGTGTTCCCGGCGCGCTACCGGGCCGAGCCGGTGCTGGTGAAGGCGGCGCGGGCTTCCTGA
- a CDS encoding helix-turn-helix domain-containing protein, with protein sequence MEIQAVKDEASYRAALAEIDGLMTARLDTPEGDRLDVLVTLVQAYEARHHPIDPPDPIDAIRFRMEQGGLTVADMTPYIGPPHRVYEVLNRKRPLTLNMIRRLAAGLHIPADVLIGPYGAEAKAA encoded by the coding sequence ATGGAAATTCAAGCAGTGAAGGACGAAGCCAGCTACCGCGCAGCGCTGGCCGAGATCGACGGGCTCATGACGGCCAGGCTCGACACGCCGGAGGGCGACCGTCTCGATGTGCTGGTGACACTGGTGCAGGCCTACGAGGCCCGGCACCATCCGATCGATCCGCCGGACCCGATCGATGCGATCCGCTTTCGCATGGAACAGGGCGGGCTCACCGTGGCCGACATGACGCCCTACATCGGGCCGCCCCACCGGGTCTACGAAGTGCTCAATCGCAAGCGGCCGCTGACCCTGAACATGATCCGGCGCCTGGCCGCCGGCCTGCACATCCCGGCCGATGTGCTGATCGGCCCTTACGGCGCCGAAGCCAAGGCTGCCTGA
- a CDS encoding type II toxin-antitoxin system HigB family toxin: MTWINYDYRTAYTRFIGTHAQYDAIDAQTI, encoded by the coding sequence GTGACCTGGATCAACTACGACTACCGCACGGCCTACACCCGCTTCATCGGCACGCATGCCCAATACGACGCGATCGACGCGCAAACCATCTGA
- a CDS encoding DUF2325 domain-containing protein: MLTPPPFKLAGTATFGGIGPQAHDGCCEPASDETAAAPSGSRLRLAELDTNFQCSVIGTCLTTAALRKLMARFIDVQDASDLDIHHEAVLLASHPGAASKALHKALDHEHAATLLRFSRVNEPQALLALWDEARRNGDIPGAYWALLTHRHADSPLRRKVFGDVHMLSHLVGAANRADIRRLVALEQANAGLRELAERQQERQLAQDMRLQELQRELDHTRQRLAAAQAAPAPAPAPADWIARAEAASAQVALQTQRREAAEQGLARALNSATQLREEAAYLRRHAATLSAELAATEAQLRELACGGAEANPATRADDRLAGRRILYVGGRPSSTPSIRALVERHGGEFRHHDGGLEDRKGLLVAQVGWAELVVFPVDCVDHDSVGSLKRLCARHGIAFWPLRSAGIGSFAAALAAAPSAESPRPDDTAHRPCPKHG, from the coding sequence ATGCTCACCCCTCCTCCATTCAAGCTCGCCGGCACTGCGACGTTCGGCGGCATCGGCCCGCAAGCGCACGACGGCTGCTGCGAACCGGCGTCGGACGAGACCGCCGCGGCGCCGTCCGGCAGCCGCCTGCGGCTGGCGGAGCTGGACACCAACTTCCAGTGCTCCGTCATCGGCACCTGCCTGACGACCGCCGCCCTGCGCAAGCTGATGGCCCGCTTCATCGATGTGCAGGATGCCAGCGACCTGGACATCCACCACGAGGCGGTGCTGCTGGCCAGCCATCCCGGCGCCGCATCGAAAGCCCTGCACAAGGCGCTGGACCACGAGCATGCCGCCACCCTGCTGCGCTTCTCGCGGGTGAACGAGCCGCAGGCCCTGCTGGCGCTCTGGGACGAAGCCCGGCGCAACGGCGACATCCCCGGCGCCTACTGGGCCCTGCTCACCCACCGCCATGCCGACAGCCCGCTGCGCAGAAAGGTCTTCGGCGACGTGCACATGCTCTCGCACCTGGTCGGCGCGGCCAACCGCGCCGACATCCGCCGCCTGGTGGCGCTGGAACAGGCCAATGCCGGGCTGCGTGAGTTGGCCGAGCGGCAGCAGGAACGCCAGCTCGCCCAGGACATGCGGCTGCAGGAACTGCAGCGCGAACTCGACCACACCCGCCAGCGCCTGGCCGCCGCGCAGGCCGCGCCCGCGCCTGCCCCGGCACCGGCCGACTGGATCGCCCGGGCCGAGGCCGCCTCCGCGCAGGTCGCCCTGCAGACGCAGCGGCGCGAAGCGGCGGAGCAGGGCCTCGCGCGTGCCCTGAACTCGGCCACGCAGCTGCGCGAGGAGGCCGCCTACCTGCGCCGCCATGCCGCCACGCTGAGCGCCGAACTGGCCGCCACCGAAGCCCAGCTGCGGGAGCTGGCCTGTGGCGGCGCCGAAGCGAATCCGGCCACCCGTGCCGACGACCGCCTGGCCGGCCGCCGCATCCTCTACGTGGGCGGCCGCCCGAGTTCCACCCCCTCCATCCGCGCGCTGGTCGAACGCCATGGCGGCGAATTCCGCCACCACGACGGCGGCCTGGAAGACCGCAAGGGCCTGCTGGTGGCCCAGGTCGGCTGGGCCGAGTTGGTAGTGTTCCCGGTCGATTGCGTGGACCACGATTCGGTCGGCAGCCTGAAGCGCCTGTGCGCCCGCCACGGCATCGCCTTCTGGCCGCTGCGCAGCGCGGGCATCGGCAGCTTCGCGGCGGCGCTGGCGGCCGCTCCCTCAGCCGAGTCGCCCCGGCCGGACGACACCGCCCACCGCCCCTGTCCCAAGCACGGCTGA
- a CDS encoding winged helix-turn-helix domain-containing protein has product MQAKVQLRVRFLRDDSIALGPGKVDMLQAVALTGSISAAARQMGMSYKRAWTLIEEINQAFKSPAVAKSAGGSNGGGASLTPLGEELVKQYRALEDAARLAGAAHISAIHRLLAP; this is encoded by the coding sequence ATGCAAGCCAAGGTCCAGTTACGCGTCCGCTTTCTCCGCGATGACAGCATCGCGCTCGGCCCGGGCAAGGTCGACATGCTGCAGGCCGTCGCGTTGACCGGCTCGATCAGCGCGGCGGCGCGGCAGATGGGCATGTCCTACAAACGCGCCTGGACGCTGATCGAGGAGATCAACCAGGCTTTCAAGAGCCCGGCGGTGGCCAAGTCGGCCGGGGGCTCCAACGGCGGCGGCGCCTCGCTGACGCCGCTGGGCGAGGAACTGGTCAAGCAGTACCGGGCCCTAGAAGACGCGGCGCGGCTGGCCGGCGCGGCGCATATCTCGGCGATCCACCGGCTGCTGGCACCCTAG
- a CDS encoding RraA family protein: MNNGLRILKRRRAVDLALARQFLDVPVANVSDCMARMTAGGPRLQPYHSGGRMAGPALTVKTRPGDNLMIHKALQLAKPGDIIVVDGGGDLTNALVGEIMVGDAVNQGLGGFVMNGAVRDAGAIRAGSFPVFAAGITHRGPYKDGPGEINVPIAIDGMVIEPGDLVIGDEDGLLCVPFDDVERLLDAARKKQDAETVMVAGIKDGSYDRSWVDATLARLNCYIEP, from the coding sequence ATGAACAACGGACTCCGCATCCTCAAGCGCCGCCGCGCCGTAGACCTCGCCCTGGCCCGCCAGTTCCTCGACGTGCCGGTCGCCAACGTCAGCGACTGCATGGCCCGCATGACCGCCGGCGGCCCGCGCCTGCAGCCCTACCACTCCGGCGGCCGCATGGCCGGCCCGGCGCTGACGGTGAAGACCCGGCCGGGCGACAACCTGATGATCCACAAGGCCCTGCAGCTGGCAAAGCCCGGCGACATCATCGTGGTGGACGGCGGCGGCGACCTGACCAACGCCCTGGTCGGCGAGATCATGGTGGGCGACGCCGTCAACCAGGGCCTGGGCGGCTTCGTGATGAACGGCGCCGTGCGCGATGCGGGCGCGATCCGTGCGGGCAGCTTCCCGGTCTTCGCCGCCGGCATCACCCACCGCGGCCCCTACAAGGACGGCCCGGGCGAGATCAACGTGCCCATCGCCATCGACGGCATGGTGATCGAGCCCGGCGACCTGGTGATCGGCGACGAGGACGGCCTGCTCTGCGTGCCCTTCGACGACGTGGAACGCCTGCTCGACGCCGCCCGCAAGAAGCAGGACGCCGAAACCGTCATGGTGGCCGGCATCAAGGACGGCAGCTACGACCGCTCCTGGGTCGACGCCACCCTGGCCCGCCTGAACTGCTATATCGAGCCCTGA
- a CDS encoding Bug family tripartite tricarboxylate transporter substrate binding protein, with protein MRKLISISAAVLACLTGLAAHAQGGQSYPDRPIKIIVPFPAGGGTDSLTRLLATALTTKLHWVVTVENKPGAGGNLALDTVAKSKPDGYTLVMAQTDNVVLNPLLYSKLSYDPVKDLDPLVPVASGAAVVVVRADSPYKTLADVVAAAKAQPGRLTMATPGTGTISHLVTQLWQNASGVKFTHVPYRGMAQALPDLVGGQVDMYMGSIPTLLAQIEGGKVRAIGVTAAKRSPVLPHVPTFAESGVKGAELASLWGLMAPHGTPRPVVDKWNAEINALLQQADVRDKILATGAELLGGPPQALAEVNAADRARLAPVVREADIKLD; from the coding sequence ATGCGCAAGCTCATCTCGATTTCGGCCGCCGTCCTGGCCTGCCTCACCGGCCTGGCCGCCCATGCCCAGGGCGGCCAGAGCTACCCCGACCGGCCGATCAAGATCATCGTGCCCTTCCCCGCCGGCGGCGGCACCGACAGCCTGACCCGGCTGCTGGCCACCGCCCTCACCACCAAGCTGCACTGGGTGGTGACGGTGGAGAACAAGCCCGGCGCCGGCGGCAACCTGGCGCTGGACACCGTCGCCAAGTCCAAACCGGACGGCTACACCCTGGTCATGGCCCAGACCGACAACGTCGTCCTCAACCCCCTGCTCTATTCGAAGCTGAGCTACGACCCGGTGAAGGACCTGGACCCGCTGGTGCCCGTCGCCAGCGGCGCGGCGGTCGTGGTGGTGCGTGCCGACTCGCCCTACAAGACCCTGGCCGACGTGGTCGCCGCCGCCAAGGCCCAGCCCGGCCGGCTCACCATGGCCACGCCCGGCACCGGCACCATCTCGCACCTGGTCACCCAGCTCTGGCAGAACGCCTCGGGCGTGAAGTTCACCCATGTGCCTTATCGCGGCATGGCCCAGGCCCTGCCCGACCTGGTCGGCGGCCAGGTCGACATGTACATGGGCTCCATCCCCACGCTGCTGGCGCAGATCGAGGGCGGCAAGGTGCGCGCAATAGGCGTGACGGCCGCCAAACGCTCGCCGGTGCTGCCCCATGTGCCGACCTTCGCGGAATCGGGCGTGAAGGGCGCCGAACTCGCCAGCCTCTGGGGCCTGATGGCGCCGCACGGCACACCCAGGCCCGTCGTGGACAAGTGGAACGCCGAGATCAACGCCCTGCTGCAGCAGGCCGACGTCCGTGACAAGATCCTGGCCACCGGCGCCGAACTGCTGGGCGGCCCGCCGCAGGCGCTGGCCGAAGTCAACGCCGCCGACCGGGCCCGCCTGGCGCCGGTGGTCCGCGAAGCCGACATCAAGCTCGACTGA
- a CDS encoding NAD(P)-dependent oxidoreductase: MLCCVTGAVALEASRQIAPHLKAGATLADMTTASPATKREAAALTAQQGARYLDVAIMGGILSGRERTPLLASGDGAEAFQRLLAPCGGRVKTIDGGAVGDAMALKILRSVFTKGMESLSVELLLSAERLGVRQKLYEQLQDIDQTPLRDFIDMLVRTHVVHAGRRAHEVHDAQQELIAQGAPSQVLPGVEQRFQRTARALAAAPLGLPEPSIEEALGWLQAHAA; the protein is encoded by the coding sequence GTGCTGTGCTGCGTGACCGGCGCGGTGGCGCTGGAAGCCAGCCGGCAGATCGCGCCGCATCTGAAGGCCGGCGCCACGCTGGCCGACATGACCACCGCCAGCCCCGCCACCAAACGCGAGGCGGCCGCCCTCACCGCGCAGCAGGGCGCGCGCTACCTGGACGTGGCCATCATGGGCGGCATCCTGAGCGGCCGCGAACGCACGCCGCTGCTGGCCTCGGGCGATGGGGCGGAAGCATTCCAGCGCCTGCTCGCGCCCTGCGGCGGCCGGGTCAAGACCATAGACGGCGGCGCTGTCGGCGATGCCATGGCGCTGAAGATCCTGCGCAGCGTGTTCACCAAGGGCATGGAGTCGCTGAGCGTGGAACTGCTGCTGAGCGCCGAGCGCCTGGGCGTGCGCCAGAAGCTCTACGAGCAGCTGCAGGACATCGACCAGACGCCCCTGCGCGACTTCATCGACATGCTGGTGCGCACCCATGTGGTACACGCCGGCCGCCGCGCCCACGAGGTGCACGACGCGCAGCAGGAACTCATCGCCCAGGGCGCGCCTTCGCAGGTGCTGCCGGGGGTGGAGCAGCGTTTCCAGCGCACGGCCCGGGCGCTGGCCGCCGCGCCGCTGGGGCTGCCCGAGCCCAGCATCGAAGAGGCGCTCGGCTGGCTGCAGGCCCACGCCGCCTGA
- a CDS encoding GntR family transcriptional regulator, whose translation MAGGSRKTYEELKLRLVAGHYKPGTQLKEEPIAEEFGVSRSPVRAALRRLVEDGLATSDAGRGVQVAAWTDWDIEEVFQLRLLLEPYAAQLAAERADAAAVEQLDASNRAMARAIADAGEHTVVQVQEANRLFHQTLLHASGSHRLISMLETMIDMPIITRSFELYSRSDMEQSLSHHRDLTIAVQAHDGQLARQVMQLHLQMSRHRFMRARGSGGAGTGAPSLA comes from the coding sequence ATGGCCGGCGGATCCAGAAAGACCTACGAGGAACTCAAGCTGCGCCTGGTGGCCGGCCACTACAAGCCGGGCACGCAGCTGAAGGAAGAGCCGATCGCCGAGGAGTTCGGTGTCAGCCGCTCCCCCGTGCGCGCGGCCCTGCGCCGGCTGGTGGAAGACGGCCTGGCCACTTCGGACGCCGGCCGCGGCGTGCAGGTGGCGGCCTGGACCGACTGGGACATCGAGGAGGTCTTCCAGCTGCGCCTGCTGCTGGAGCCCTATGCCGCCCAGCTCGCCGCCGAGCGGGCGGATGCCGCGGCGGTGGAGCAGCTCGACGCCAGCAACCGCGCCATGGCCCGGGCCATCGCCGATGCCGGTGAACACACGGTGGTGCAGGTGCAGGAGGCCAACCGCCTGTTCCACCAGACGCTGCTGCATGCCAGCGGCTCGCACCGGTTGATCTCCATGCTGGAGACCATGATCGACATGCCCATCATCACCCGCTCCTTCGAGCTCTACAGCCGCTCCGACATGGAGCAGAGCCTGAGCCACCACCGCGACCTCACCATCGCCGTGCAGGCGCACGACGGCCAGCTGGCCCGGCAGGTGATGCAGCTGCACCTGCAGATGTCGCGCCACCGCTTCATGCGGGCGCGGGGATCGGGCGGGGCCGGCACGGGCGCGCCGTCCTTGGCATAG
- a CDS encoding rhodanese-like domain-containing protein: MTYLIELLGQYGAWLVFAWVLLEQAGVPLPAYPVLMVAGSLAAVGQLSLPLLLAVTVLACLISDFGWYLAGGRYGGRVLRTICRLSLTPDSCVSQTESVFDRWGARSLIVAKFVPGFASVATAMAGATRVRRGAFLAYDFVGSTLWAGLGLALGWLFAPAVETLLNTLQSLGHWGLLLLAGAIAIYVARKAWNRVSFRRQQRMQRLSIAELSQLREGSAELVLVDVRKRPLWERERIPGSVFFDASEWESASTSARRDATIVVYCDCPAEASAVVVARALREKGFRQVHPLGGGLEGWRQAGFALQEGAEAP; the protein is encoded by the coding sequence ATGACCTACCTCATCGAACTCCTCGGCCAATACGGCGCCTGGCTCGTCTTCGCCTGGGTGCTGCTGGAGCAGGCGGGGGTTCCGCTGCCGGCCTATCCGGTGCTGATGGTGGCCGGCTCGCTGGCCGCGGTGGGGCAGCTGTCCCTGCCGCTGCTGCTGGCGGTGACGGTGCTGGCCTGCCTGATCTCGGATTTCGGCTGGTACCTGGCCGGCGGGCGCTACGGAGGCCGGGTGCTGCGCACCATCTGCCGGCTCTCGCTCACGCCGGACAGCTGCGTCAGCCAGACCGAATCGGTGTTCGACCGCTGGGGCGCGCGTTCGCTCATCGTGGCCAAGTTCGTGCCCGGCTTCGCCTCGGTGGCCACCGCCATGGCCGGCGCCACCCGGGTGCGGCGCGGCGCCTTCCTGGCCTACGACTTCGTCGGCTCCACGCTCTGGGCGGGCCTGGGACTGGCGCTGGGCTGGCTGTTCGCGCCGGCGGTCGAGACATTGCTCAACACCCTGCAGAGCCTGGGCCACTGGGGCCTGCTGCTGCTGGCCGGAGCGATCGCCATCTATGTGGCGCGCAAGGCCTGGAACCGTGTGAGTTTCCGGCGGCAGCAGCGCATGCAGCGGCTGTCGATCGCGGAGCTGTCGCAGCTGCGCGAGGGCTCGGCCGAGCTGGTGCTGGTCGATGTACGCAAGCGCCCGCTGTGGGAGCGCGAGCGTATTCCCGGATCGGTGTTCTTCGATGCGAGCGAGTGGGAGAGCGCCAGCACCAGTGCGCGGCGCGACGCCACCATCGTCGTCTATTGCGACTGCCCGGCCGAGGCTTCCGCGGTGGTGGTGGCGCGGGCCCTGCGCGAGAAGGGCTTCCGGCAGGTGCATCCGCTGGGCGGCGGGCTCGAAGGCTGGCGCCAGGCCGGCTTCGCCCTGCAGGAGGGGGCCGAAGCCCCCTGA
- a CDS encoding YceI family protein — MRKSLFALAAATLFAGVAQAEPAAYAVDPSHTYATFEISHFGASVNRGRFDKKEGTVRFDKAAKTGKVELTLDMTSINTGFAPFEKHLQSAEIFDAAKYPTARFVGDKFTFDGDKLVSVGGELTIKGKTLPAVFKANQFACYQSPVVKREVCGGDFETTIDRTAFGVDYGVQYGFPKNVRIVAQIESVKQ, encoded by the coding sequence ATGCGTAAATCCCTCTTCGCCCTCGCCGCCGCCACCCTCTTCGCCGGCGTCGCCCAGGCCGAACCCGCCGCCTATGCGGTGGACCCCAGCCACACCTACGCCACCTTCGAGATCAGCCACTTCGGCGCCAGCGTGAACCGCGGCCGCTTCGACAAGAAGGAAGGCACCGTGCGGTTCGACAAGGCCGCCAAGACCGGCAAGGTCGAGCTGACCCTGGACATGACCTCGATCAACACCGGCTTCGCCCCCTTCGAGAAGCACCTGCAGAGCGCCGAGATCTTCGACGCCGCCAAGTACCCCACCGCCAGGTTCGTCGGCGACAAGTTCACCTTCGACGGCGACAAGCTGGTGTCGGTCGGCGGCGAGCTGACCATCAAGGGCAAGACCCTGCCGGCCGTCTTCAAGGCCAACCAGTTCGCCTGCTACCAGAGCCCGGTGGTCAAGCGCGAAGTCTGCGGCGGCGACTTCGAGACCACCATCGACCGCACCGCCTTCGGCGTGGACTACGGCGTGCAGTACGGCTTCCCGAAGAACGTGCGCATCGTGGCGCAGATCGAATCGGTCAAGCAGTAA
- a CDS encoding YceI family protein — protein MKYSTTLAALALASSAFAPAFAQQALVPAQSQITFVSKQMGVPVEGQFKKFDAQVVFDPAKLAASKISFTIDTGSATLGVKESDAEMPKPIWFNVAKFPQATFVSSAIKSLGGGKYEVAGKLSIKGNTQDVTVPVAMTQSGATTTATGAFAIKRLAFKIGENEWADTSMVADDVQVKFKLALTGIPKI, from the coding sequence ATGAAGTATTCGACGACCCTGGCCGCCCTGGCCCTGGCCAGCAGCGCCTTCGCACCGGCCTTCGCGCAGCAGGCCCTGGTGCCGGCGCAGAGCCAGATCACCTTCGTCAGCAAGCAGATGGGCGTGCCGGTGGAAGGCCAGTTCAAGAAGTTCGATGCCCAGGTGGTGTTCGACCCCGCCAAGCTCGCCGCCAGCAAGATCAGCTTCACCATCGACACCGGCAGCGCCACGCTGGGCGTGAAGGAGTCCGATGCCGAGATGCCCAAGCCGATCTGGTTCAACGTGGCCAAGTTCCCGCAGGCGACCTTCGTTTCCAGCGCCATCAAGTCGCTGGGCGGCGGCAAGTACGAAGTGGCCGGCAAGCTCAGCATCAAGGGCAATACGCAGGATGTCACCGTGCCCGTCGCCATGACCCAGAGCGGCGCCACCACCACCGCCACCGGCGCCTTCGCCATCAAACGCCTGGCCTTCAAGATCGGCGAGAACGAGTGGGCCGACACCTCCATGGTGGCCGACGACGTGCAGGTGAAGTTCAAGCTGGCCCTGACCGGCATCCCCAAGATCTGA
- a CDS encoding cytochrome b — MTTSPTRPVRYSAVAIALHWILAAAITGIFLVGLYMTSLSFSPLRLKLYNWHKWAGVAILTLSVLRLLWRLARRPPELPEAVSAAMPRWQHVAHHGTHHLMYALFFIVPLVGWAYSSAAGFPIVLFGVLPLPGLAPDPELAALIKPWHQISAYALAGLVVLHVAAVVKHQLIDRDGLLWRMLPGRG, encoded by the coding sequence ATGACGACATCCCCCACCCGCCCCGTCCGCTACAGCGCCGTGGCCATCGCCCTGCACTGGATCCTGGCGGCCGCCATCACGGGCATCTTCCTGGTGGGGCTGTACATGACCAGCCTTTCCTTCTCGCCGCTGCGGCTCAAGCTCTACAACTGGCACAAGTGGGCGGGCGTGGCCATCCTCACGCTGTCGGTGCTGCGACTGCTCTGGCGCCTGGCCAGACGCCCGCCGGAGCTGCCCGAAGCCGTGTCCGCCGCCATGCCGCGCTGGCAGCACGTGGCGCACCACGGCACGCACCACCTGATGTACGCCCTCTTCTTCATCGTGCCGCTGGTGGGCTGGGCCTACAGCTCGGCGGCGGGTTTTCCCATCGTGCTCTTCGGCGTGCTGCCGCTGCCGGGGCTGGCGCCCGATCCCGAACTGGCCGCGCTGATCAAGCCCTGGCACCAGATCAGCGCCTATGCGCTGGCCGGCCTGGTCGTGCTGCATGTGGCCGCCGTGGTCAAGCACCAGCTGATAGACCGCGACGGCCTGCTGTGGCGCATGTTGCCCGGCCGCGGCTGA